CACACTCACGGTCACGTTGCTGCTGAGAGGAGGAGAACCGTTGTCTCTGGCCATCACGTGGACTTTAAAATTCCTGAACTGTTCATAATCAAACGACCTCACAGCGTGGATCACCCCCGTGTCTCCGTTCACAGACAGATACGAGGACATCGGGGCACCGTTCACCTCACCAGTTATCAGAGAATAAATCACTGTACCGTTTTGTCTCCAGTCAGGGTCTCGAGCAGTAACGGAACATAAAGTGGAGCCAGGTTTGTTATTTTCACTCACATATGCGCTGTACGACTGTTCCTCAAACACAGGTGGGTTGTCGTTGATGTCAGCTACAGATAAGCGAACAGTTTtagaggaggacagaggtggAGAGCCCTCGTCAGTGGCTGTGATTGTAATGTTGTAATCAGACACTAGTTCACGGTCCAGTTGTCCTGTGGTCACCAGAGAATAATAGTTTTTAATAGAAGGAACCAACTTAAAGGGGACACCCTGCTGGATGGAGCAGCGGACCTGTCCATTATTCTCAGAGTCTCTGTCATGTACGTTAATAATGCCCACCTCTGTACCAGGTGACACGTTCTCAGGTATTGGATTAGCCAGGGATTTCAAGTTAATCCCAGGTGGGTTGTCATTTATATCTGAGAGTTCAATTATGACTTTCGAATCTGAGGTAAGGCCATATCCGTCTTTGGCATCTACGCGCATTTCATACACTGACTCTTCCTCGAAATCCAAAGGTCCTATGACTTTAATTACtcctgtggtgtgatttaaagcaaatgtttttttaCCCGTTTCCGATATACGACTCAATTCATAAGTCACATCACCATTTAGACCTTCATCTGCATCAGTTGCAGCCACTTTAAGCACTACAGTATCTAAAGAAGAGTTTTCAGGAAGAGTGGCTTTATATACAGCTTGACTAAAAACCGGGGCGTTATCGTTAGCGTCCAAGACAATGACATGGACAGTTGTAGTGCCACTTCTTTTAGGACTGCCCCCATCCAACGCAGTTAGCAGTAATCGTAATTCCCGCTGTTCTTCACGGTCTAATTCTTTGGACAGCACTAGTTCTGCAAATTTGCCTCCATCTAATTTAGTCTGCATTTTTAGAACTAGATAATTGTTGGTCTGCAGTGCATAGCTTTGAACAGCGTTTTGTCCAATATCAAGATCATGCGCCTCTAAAATACGGAAGCGGGATCCCTTCATAGCCAATTCattaatttctatttttaacTCATCTTTCGCAAAAACAGGTGGATTGTCATTAATATCTTGTATTTGTAACGAAATTCCATGCAACTCAAGTGGAGCCTCTAAGATTAATTCAGATTTGAGGATGCAAGATGCCTTTTCGCCACAGAGAGCCTCTCTGTCAATCCTCTCACCTACAATTAAAtcgccagtgttcacatttatGTCACAGTGCCGTTTACGGTTTCGCTCGCTGTCAATGCGGGCCTTTCGAACAGATAATTCCGTCACGGTCAGTCCGAGGTCCCTTGCTATATTTCCTATGACAGATCCGGTTTTCATTTCCTCGGGAAAAGAATAGCTTACATCTCCATGCCCGAAGTGAAGTGTttgaagaaagaaagcaaagctgtACAGCAGGCCCACCGCCGAATATCTATTGTGTGCCATCTTCagacaaaaatataaagaaaatcacTTGGAAACATTTAACAGTCCTAACTGCACAACTGCGAAAACATGTGCGTTCCTTATACCTCAGTTATATTCAAAAAATATTTCCAGAGAATGGTCGCCAAAAGCACATCCAAAGGGATAGTTTGACAAAGAGAAGACTGACTCAACAGTAATAAAGCAGGCACTATGGGCGGAGGTATGTTTTACTGATGGTGAACAGCGACTCTATGAGTTCGGTTTTGTCTCTGCACGTGAAATCTGTAATGCACACACACTTAGATACACACGCAATGACTATTTACCTAAACTGAATTTTATTACCGATAATTAGCgatcattaaaaatgcatttttcgtTTTGGGGgaagaaaagtgtttttaacTCAAAGCGAAGCGTATCTTTAAAGGCTAGAGTACTGTAATTGTTATGTCTGCAAAAATTAACACTTGCAACGGACCTGGAAATGTGCTATTTTAGGGCTGGTCAATGCCGTTTATCATTagcatttttaaagaaaactacTTGTCCCAGTAAAGACATCCAGTTTCCATTTCAATGAACAGTTTATacctgaaaaactgaaaataccaAAATGtaggaaatataaatataagcaTTGATCTTATAATGTAAGAAATATTAAAGGCAAACGTCCAATATAAGGGCTTTAATTATCATGCACAAACTAATTATATGATAAGAGAAAATATAGCTAGTGCCAATATTTACTATGGGAACTAAAAATGCTAACCTTAATCAAGCATGTGCCTTATTCATGACGGTCCATTTTTCGGAAGGTTTATGTAACATTTGCTTGGAAAGTAAATGAATATCCTTTGACTTCTATCAAGAGTTGCTTTCCGAATATCATAGTGGAAGTCTAAGTGcatccatgcattttcttctgcttatctaattcagggtcgcgggggctggagcctatcccagctgccatagagcgagaggcagggtacaacctggacaggtcaccagtctgtcgcagggttaacagacagacagacaaacacccactcacactaatcaccagttaacctaactacatgtctttggaatgtagGAGGAAAGCGGAGTACCCGGAGACAGCATGCAAACAGAAAGGCCAGCCAGATGGTGGGTTCAAACCCAGGAGCTGTTGCTGGGAGATACCAGTACTAACCACTGCGCGACCCTAAATCTAAGTCTTCAAGTATTATTGCACGGTATGTGAGTGCCTAAAGGACAGGCTGAGGGGACTTTTGCATTTTGAAGAAAGATGATATATTAAAAGGCCCAGTGAgtctttctatttttcttttaattagttAAATTCAGAGCCACAGAATACCAACAAACAGAAATTTGAATTTTGAACATATCAGTCACTGTTGTGATACTTGATGGGAGAAACCAGCAATATCTTCTGCACCaaagacattttctgtttttgtttgtatatttgttCGTCACCCGCTGATCTTTGTCCCTTTTGGTATCTGTTGGTGGTTTATTTGTCCATCAACTATGCAAACTGGCGGAGTCTCTCTCTGCTAGTGTATGGTTAATACATCTGTGCCTTAGTTTTATTTGCAAAACCAAAAAGTTAATTTCTCATTCTGGCACTGTAAACAGAATAACCTTAACGATAATCGGACTTTTTTTCCGTTCTTTTATCAGTCTAATGTGAAGCCGTCTTCTCTTCTTTTCCATTCTTCCAGATCTTGCTATGATGCAATGGAgaacaataatgaaaaaaacTGCTACAGTTCAACCTaaacaaaataaccaaaaaaaaaaaaaaaaaaatacaaagccaACTCAGATCTGTCTACAATTCATATTATTGAAAGGAAATGTGGTtacaattaaaattaattaattaattaaagataaaatttaaaaaaaaaaacttgatcaGAAAACATTGAAGAATGTCTTTGTGAAGAAAGTGTTACTCTAAACTACTAAGTATTTCATAAATGTCATAGAATATTCACAGTTAAGTGGGGAAAATTAACACACATGGTGGTGATTTCAAAGTATTTTCAAAGGCAGTATCTGATTATGGTAAACACCctttcaaaaatattaaatggaatAAAATATTTGGCAATAATAAGCTAAATAGATTTATTACACTTATGCAAGCACGTTTTTCAGTTATATAACCTTGTCAAAAAAGGAATcggaaaaaatgattaatttaaTTCGAAAAATTCCTACCTCTGGAGACCCATCTGGTTGCCCAAAAACATCAGCAAAGTCTGATGAACTTTTCTTCAGAGTCTGGTCAGCAGGCAGCGTGTTGTCATTGTATGATGTCACAAACTTAAAGTCACTGGTTCTAGAACCTGTTGTCAGGTACGCATCATAATTATAAGTGCTGCCTAAAGTTCCTGCACCGTCAACATCTGCGTAATTAGGAGGGAGATAACCGCTGGGGATGGCAACTGCTCCGTCAAACAACAGTCTGGGTTTTCTCCTGCGACAGAACCTCA
The sequence above is a segment of the Archocentrus centrarchus isolate MPI-CPG fArcCen1 chromosome 10, fArcCen1, whole genome shotgun sequence genome. Coding sequences within it:
- the LOC115786625 gene encoding protocadherin gamma-A11-like isoform X38, whose amino-acid sequence is MAHNRYSAVGLLYSFAFFLQTLHFGHGDVSYSFPEEMKTGSVIGNIARDLGLTVTELSVRKARIDSERNRKRHCDINVNTGDLIVGERIDREALCGEKASCILKSELILEAPLELHGISLQIQDINDNPPVFAKDELKIEINELAMKGSRFRILEAHDLDIGQNAVQSYALQTNNYLVLKMQTKLDGGKFAELVLSKELDREEQRELRLLLTALDGGSPKRSGTTTVHVIVLDANDNAPVFSQAVYKATLPENSSLDTVVLKVAATDADEGLNGDVTYELSRISETGKKTFALNHTTGVIKVIGPLDFEEESVYEMRVDAKDGYGLTSDSKVIIELSDINDNPPGINLKSLANPIPENVSPGTEVGIINVHDRDSENNGQVRCSIQQGVPFKLVPSIKNYYSLVTTGQLDRELVSDYNITITATDEGSPPLSSSKTVRLSVADINDNPPVFEEQSYSAYVSENNKPGSTLCSVTARDPDWRQNGTVIYSLITGEVNGAPMSSYLSVNGDTGVIHAVRSFDYEQFRNFKVHVMARDNGSPPLSSNVTVSVFISDVNDNSPQILYPSLEGNSFMTELVPKAAHGGSLVSKVIAVDADSGQNAWLSYHIVKSTDPGLFTIGLHSGEIRTQRDISESDSMKQNLIVSVKDNGQPSLSATCSMYLLISDNLAEVPELKDLSHGDSNSKLTSYLIIALVSVSTFFLTFIIIILGLRFCRRRKPRLLFDGAVAIPSGYLPPNYADVDGTGTLRSAYNYDAYLTTGSRTSDFKFVTSYNDNTLPADQTLKKSPSDFAEMFDKPDSVEQKPPNNDWRFTQGQRPGPSGATGGPEVAMGTGPWPQPPTEAEQLQALMAAANEVSEATATLGPGTMGLSTRYSPQFTLQHVPDYRQNVYIPGSTATLTSNPQQQQATAQQATQQALPPPQASAQPEPPKAAQTPASKKKSTKKEKK